The Panicum hallii strain FIL2 chromosome 9, PHallii_v3.1, whole genome shotgun sequence genome has a window encoding:
- the LOC112874232 gene encoding ecotropic viral integration site 5 protein homolog isoform X4 — protein MDAESPRDAYGFAVRPQHLQRFREYAKIYKEEEEERAHRWRDFFDRLADYANVPATPSVSPYAAARDGDAGAGKVEENNSARMHCDKKEDEEMENAEDNYKLEDPNEADASNELQEANGVSEDQKDVTDNVDKVEEETSSRSAEVTKASEELKEVNGDMEELRDSNGGSKKLEDGNSGNLEKLVELFLDKGLLDELKPIKVESQRRVRAALSIIEKMMSSRVVKRDDCANDIRGKVAIQLASIEEEGRTAEVSHEGDPAEAVPHVAENVELGQETPDDSTGTALEGGEDGSYFPWKEELESLVRGGVPMALRGQIWQAFVGVGARKITGYYNKLLEGTTKSDEKDLVDPMLNEQTSARRKVAQPEKWKGQIEKDLPRTFPGHPALDEDGRNALRRLLTAYARHNPSVGYCQAMNFFAGLFLLFMPEENAFWALVGVIDDYFDGYYTEEMIESQVDQLVLEEVVRERFPKLAKHMDFLGVQVGWVTGPWFLSIFINMLPWESVLRVWDVILFEGNRTMLFRTTLALLDLYGPALVTTKDAGDAITLLQSLAGSTFDSSQLVLTACMGFQSVREMGLQVLRKKHRPEILTAMEERSKDRNSWKDKKGLATKLYSFKHDPSCVCSPVKSKEGADGLKLNGDTGSTNLETYLSTSSILENDLDQGVDLQDQVSWLKVELCKLLEEKRSADLRGEELETALMEMVEHDNRRTLSAKVEKLEVEVSGLRKAFADKQEQEQAMLQILLRMEQEQKVTEDARIAAERDAAERKHAAHLLQEKYEAAMAALSQMEKRAVMAETMLEATKQYQAGQVKANQCFTSSSPRADHVPGKTNQEPNQDASNRRMGLLSRGLGWLDKSKQARQNSTETAGS, from the exons ATGGACGCCGAGTCCCCACG GGACGCGTATGGATTCGCGGTGCGGCCGCAGCATCTGCAGCGATTCCGCGAGTACGCCAAGATTTACAAG gaagaggaggaggagagggcgcATAGATGGAGAGACTTCTTCGACAGGTTGGCTGATTATGCGAATGTGCCCGCCACACCCAGCGTTTCACCATATGCTGCTGCCAGAGATGGTGATGCAGGAGCAGGGAAAGTGGAAGAGAACAACAGTGCTAGAATGCATTGTGATAAAAAAGAAGATGAGGAAATGGAGAATGCAGAAGATAACTATAAATTGGAAGACCCGAATGAAGCTGATGCCAGCAATGAATTGCAAGAAGCAAATGGTGTGTCAGAAGATCAGAAAGATGTAACTGACAACGTGGACAAAGTGGAAGAGGAGACTAGTAGTAGGTCCGCAGAGGTGACCAAAGCCTCAGAAGAATTGAAGGAAGTGAATGGGGACATGGAAGAACTAAGAGATTCAAATGGAGGATCCAAAAAATTGGAAGATGGGAATAGTGGTAACTTGGAAAAGCTGGTAGAACTCTTCTTGGATAAGGGTTTGTTGGATGAACTGAAGCCCATAAAAGTTGAGTCGCAGAGGCGTGTACGGGCAGCGCTTAGCATCATTGAGAAAATGATGAGCTCTCGGGTAGTGAAGAGAGATGATTGTGCAAATGATATTCGTGGAAAGGTTGCTATACAGCTTGCTTCTATTGAAGAGGAAGGAAGAACTGCAGAAGTGAGTCATGAAGGGGATCCAGCAGAGGCTGTGCCTCATGTTGCAGAGAATGTGGAGCTTGGGCAAGAGACACCTGATGATTCTACAGGTACTGCTCTGGAGGGAGGTGAGGATGGGTCTTATTTTCCTTGGAAGGAGGAGCTTGAGAGCTTGGTTCGTGGAGGCGTGCCAATGGCTCTTAGAGGACAG ATATGGCAAGCTTTTGTGGGTGTTGGTGCTCGGAAAATTACTGGGTACTACAACAAATTGCTTGAAGGTACCACAAAATCGGATGAAAAGGACCTAGTCGACCCAATGCTCAATGAACAGACAAGTGCACGAAGAAAAGTCGCACAACCTGAGAAGTGGAAAGGACAGATAGAGAAG GACTTGCCACGAACATTTCCGGGACACCCTGCATTAGATGAGGATGGGAGGAATGCTTTGAGGCGGTTATTAACCGCATATGCAAGGCATAATCCATCAGTTGGGTACTGTCAG GCCATGAACTTTTTTGCTGGGTTATTTTTGTTGTTCATGCCTGAAGAAAATGCATTTTG GGCTCTAGTAGGGGTTATTGATGATTACTTTGATGGTTACTACACTGAAGAAATGATTGAATCTCAG GTTGACCAGCTCGTCCTTGAGGAAGTTGTACGAGAAAGATTCCCTAAATTGG CTAAACATATGGATTTCTTGGGAGTTCAAGTGGGATGGGTGACCGGACCATGGTTTCTTTCAATTTTCATCAATATGCTTCCATGGGAAAGTG TACTTCGCGTTTGGGATGTTATCCTTTTTGAAGGAAATCGTACAATGTTGTTCAGGACTACTCTTGCTTTGCTGGATTTATATG GGCCTGCACTGGTGACCACAAAAGATGCCGGAGATGCAATTACACTACTTCAATCTCTTGCTGGATCTACTTTTGACAGCAGCCAGCTAGTGTTGACAGCTTGCATGGGCTTTCAGTCAGTTAGAGAAATGGGATTGCAAGTGTTAAGGAAAAAGCACAGGCCTGAAATTTTAACTGCAATGGAGGAAAGATCGAAAGACCGTAATTCCTGGAAAGATAAGAAGGGGTTAGCGACCAAATTATATAGCTTTAAACATGATCCTTCATGTGTGTGCTCACCAGTTAAGTCCAAGGAAGGGGCGGATGGTTTGAAATTGAATGGAGACACTGGATCAACAAATCTTGAGACCTACCTTAGTACGAGTTCTATACTAGAAAATGATTTGGATCAGGGTGTTGATCTTCAAGATCAG GTGTCATGGCTAAAGGTTGAACTGTGCAAGCTGCTTGAGGAGAAAAGATCAGCAGATCTCAG GGGTGAGGAGTTGGAAACTGCTTTAATGGAGATGGTCGAGCATGACAACAGAAGGACGTTGAGTGCCAAA GTTGAGAAATTGGAGGTGGAGGTATCTGGACTGCGAAAAGCTTTTGCGGACAAGCAAGAGCAGGAGCAAGCAATGCTTCAG ATCTTGCTAAGAATGGAGCAAGAACAGAAAGTAACAGAAGATGCACGCATAGCTGCTGAGCGAGATGCTGCTGAAAGAAAGCACGCTGCTCACTTGCTCCAG GAGAAGTATGAAGCAGCAATGGCAGCACTTTCGCAAATGGAGAAGAGAGCTGTAATGGCAGAAACAATGCTGGAGGCTACAAAGCAGTACCAGGCTGGGCAGGTTAAAGCCAACCAATGTTTCACTTCAAG TTCGCCACGCGCAGACCATGTTCCTGGGAAGACGAATCAAGAGCCAAATCAAGATGCATCTAACAGGAGAATGGGTCTGCTTTCTAGAGGACTTGGATGGCTCGACAAGAGCAAG CAGGCAAGGCAGAATTCCACTGAAACAGCTGGAAGCTAA